The genomic segment GGTCCTCAAAGACGAACAAAAGGCGGCtccacaaaatgaaaaatcctCGTGGTTAAAAGATGGCGCAATTCTAAAAGATGATATCATGACATGTAATGGGAAACCTATTCTACCTAAATCCCTacataaaacagcagcattagtgacacatgggAATACACACGTGTCGCCAGCATCAATGGTAGATATTCTTTCTAAACAATTCTACTcgaaaaactttgaaaactcagctaaaGCATATATTAGAACATGCATGAtatgccaaaaacataatgcacagggaAATTTAAGGCCAAAGAGAGGCCAATTCCCAACACCGCCACATCCGTTTCACACAATACACATAGATTTCATCCAATTACATAAGCACCAACAAGTAGAATATGCACTAGTaatcatagacgtattctcaaggtggccagaaatctacccggtaaagaaaaatgatgcaatctcagtagcaaaatgtttgtgtaatcaTTTTATTCCAACCTATGGAATACCAAGCCTAATAAGATCTGACAATGgcacacattttgtaaatgaggTAATATcaaaagtctctgaagcactggGCTTCAGTATAAAGCATCACTGTTCATACCACCCACAGAGTGCAGGATTGGTTGAAAGAACAAACGGCACTATAAAACAAAGACTAAGGAAATGCATGGCGGAAACGGGTCGCCCTGGCCTGAATGTGTGGGTCTAgtaaaatgtggatgagactgacacaaggCTCACAGAAACTGACACCCTTTGAAATAGTACACGGGCGACCCTTTCCTCTACCCATTACAAGTGAACCGATAGACAAATCCATAAGAGAAACaacactagcagaatggatgacaaaactgttagaaaacaaagaaatagttttgaacaatcaactgccagatgattctcctccagtctcttccaggttgaaaccaggagattggatcctgataaaagtgctccagaggaaaaacTGGAGCTCCCCGAGGTGGGAAGGACCCTACCAAGTCCTCCTGGCCACACCAACAGCCTGCAAAATTGCTGAACGACCTTCCTGGATTCATCAGAGCCACtgtaaaaaagtgagtgacagcccatAAACACTGAGACGCCAGCACCCCTGCCTGTTAGTGATCTGGGAGGTGGAGAGAGGGCTGTTTGGGTAAATCCCGCCCTTGTTCTTCTCGCCCCTAGTCTACTCACTCACAGGACCAGGTGTGTTCGGTCATCATGAAGACCATACTCGTTCTAATGGCCAGTGTCACAATTCTGTTGGGACTGCTGTTACTGATTCCACAAGAAGAACGACAGCACCACCTGGAGACAAGACTGACACATGACACAATACATCCAGACGACATGACGCAAGATCACAAccacccatggatgaacaatGCCTGGTACCGTTATGTGTACAACTCCACAAGAGACAAAAACTGTTACATCTGTTCACACATGCCTCTCACTGCAAAACACTTGACCCTGTACGGCACACCCGCACCACTAAATGAAGGACTGTGCATATATGGGAAAGCTGCCCGCGGACATTGTAATAACCAAACAATGAGAAAATTGGAGAAGTGGATATGTCTGGGAGACCCTAACGTCCAGAACATCAACGTGACCGCAACAGTAGGACAAGAAGACCCGACCTATCTGATGGACCTATGCACTAATATCACCAACACGTCAGAGCCTAACAGGTACACGTACGCCTGTGAGGACAAACACTGGGTGAATATGTCACTCAGCACCCCAAACATCACTGTGCTGGCTGTGGTGACCACGTACACTTTTCCCTTATGTGTCATGTTTGTCAACATCACCAAAGGAGCAACTCACTACAGCCTATCTGGCACATGCCAATATACCCTGACAGTACCAACTCGTACAAAGAAGCTCTACTGGGTCGAGGGGACCGGCTGGTGGTGTCAAGGATATGCCAACCAACCCCAAACATACCTAGCCGTGCCTGAAAACTACGAAGGACAATGTGTGCCCCTGATGCTAAGTGATCACACCTTCGTGATAACAGCAGGAGCAGCCCGTGCGCGGACACGCCGGAGACGAACAATACAACACACGACCCAATTTGGGGCTCTGACGTCCCAAAGGAATTCAAGCTTTGGACCACAGGACAAAAGGTCGCCCATGCCCTTTTCCCAGGGTAGGAGTCGGAAAGCACGCCCTTAGAATTGAAACTCTGAACTACCgttttggactgttcctgaatgcaTCCTGTAGAGTGAATAACGCACAGAATGAAGAAATCGACGCCTTGCGCCTTAGTACAATGCAACACCGTGTGGCGTTAGACATGGTTTTGGCCGAGAAAGGCGGCCTTTGTGTGTTGTTCAATACAACCTGCTGCACCTACGTCCCTAATAATGTGCATTCCACCGACATGTCTGATGCACTGAACACGCTACGTGAGCTCAGACGAGTACAGCAGCAAGATTACACACACAACACCGAGGACTGGCTCACGTGGCTGTTTAGCGGGTCATGGAAGTCATTGCTCACTAAAGGACTAACATTCGTTGGAATGCTCCTTATGTTACTTTGCTTATTTTCCACATGTGTACTGCCTTGTATTCGGAGTATGATAAGCAAAATGTTTACTGTACGAGTGCAAGCTTACATTGCATTATCTCAAGTTGAACAAGCACAAGAAGAGGTACAAGTTGAAGAAGATGA from the Oreochromis niloticus isolate F11D_XX linkage group LG7, O_niloticus_UMD_NMBU, whole genome shotgun sequence genome contains:
- the LOC109202978 gene encoding uncharacterized protein LOC109202978; its protein translation is MKTILVLMASVTILLGLLLLIPQEERQHHLETRLTHDTIHPDDMTQDHNHPWMNNAWYRYVYNSTRDKNCYICSHMPLTAKHLTLYGTPAPLNEGLCIYGKAARGHCNNQTMRKLEKWICLGDPNVQNINVTATVGQEDPTYLMDLCTNITNTSEPNRYTYACEDKHWVNMSLSTPNITVLAVVTTYTFPLCVMFVNITKGATHYSLSGTCQYTLTVPTRTKKLYWVEGTGWWCQGYANQPQTYLAVPENYEGQCVPLMLSDHTFVITAGAARARTRRRRTIQHTTQFGALTSQRNSSFGPQDKRSPMPFSQGRSRKARP